The Nitrososphaerota archaeon genome has a segment encoding these proteins:
- a CDS encoding extracellular solute-binding protein gives MESSLLSSNRVTRRKFLTYLGIAGTGLALGGTTYLSLSNPNSSSSNIQQPSQNITQRRPLNIAQPKNPYNYIPSDYVDFIKWLQSVSEKFAGKQIRVALEAEVGPRALFRNKIDFETATGITTLMEFEVYQSNLTKSLLAVTTRSPTYDVLNIDISQVGRFKEHLIPIEELMSRFPELTFPKLDLDDFERAIWNTTCKYPPDLDFPPYYRKQQGTQLQMPQETPLMIRYYRRDLYQQESKSLPVTWDEYFEDVKHFHRPEKSEFGTVLMGARFPSVIMEWHNHLYSFGGKLWDINEEGITSSVDSDEAVASLENYARLFEYAEPGSTNYGWLPVADSLRNGRSATAINFTEFAAGMDITEESRVVGKIGYDKNPKGPFGQSHHYSGAGLSIPRYSKNPEAAWLWIQWATIAGMQVIVALDQDALSTPTRKGIFVHPEIQRVGTGGLRHVRVAREVLDKNLINFKPGFPNWHVAEGVLMDKLNQAISGKIPAKQALKEAKESIDVHGAFSF, from the coding sequence ATGGAAAGCAGTCTATTGTCTTCTAACAGGGTTACAAGGAGAAAGTTTCTCACTTATCTTGGGATCGCAGGGACTGGATTGGCATTAGGCGGAACTACATACCTTAGCCTATCAAACCCGAACTCTAGCAGCTCTAACATTCAGCAACCCTCTCAAAATATAACACAGCGGAGGCCTCTTAATATAGCCCAGCCCAAAAATCCATACAACTATATTCCGAGTGATTATGTTGATTTTATCAAGTGGCTTCAATCAGTTTCTGAGAAGTTTGCAGGAAAGCAGATCAGGGTAGCGCTCGAGGCAGAGGTAGGGCCACGAGCACTTTTTAGGAACAAAATTGACTTTGAAACGGCAACCGGAATTACCACATTGATGGAGTTCGAGGTTTACCAGTCGAATCTCACAAAGTCACTCCTGGCCGTTACAACAAGATCGCCTACTTATGATGTTCTAAATATCGACATTTCACAGGTTGGGAGGTTCAAGGAACATTTAATACCGATTGAAGAACTGATGAGTCGTTTCCCTGAGCTTACGTTCCCCAAACTTGATCTTGACGATTTTGAGCGGGCTATATGGAATACCACCTGTAAATATCCTCCAGACCTAGACTTTCCGCCGTACTATAGGAAACAGCAGGGAACGCAATTGCAAATGCCACAAGAGACTCCTCTGATGATAAGATACTACAGGAGAGATTTGTACCAACAGGAAAGCAAATCACTTCCCGTGACCTGGGATGAATATTTCGAAGATGTAAAGCACTTTCACAGACCGGAAAAATCCGAATTTGGCACGGTTCTGATGGGGGCGCGATTTCCCTCCGTGATTATGGAATGGCACAACCATCTATATTCTTTTGGCGGTAAGCTCTGGGACATAAATGAAGAAGGCATAACTAGCTCAGTAGATAGTGACGAGGCCGTTGCTTCATTAGAGAACTATGCTAGATTGTTCGAATATGCAGAACCTGGCTCGACTAATTACGGCTGGTTACCTGTTGCAGATTCCTTAAGAAATGGGCGAAGTGCAACCGCGATAAACTTTACCGAATTTGCTGCTGGAATGGATATCACTGAAGAATCAAGAGTTGTGGGAAAGATCGGCTATGATAAGAATCCAAAAGGACCATTTGGACAGTCTCATCATTATTCTGGAGCAGGTTTATCCATTCCTAGATATTCTAAGAATCCTGAAGCCGCATGGCTCTGGATACAATGGGCTACCATTGCTGGCATGCAAGTCATAGTGGCTCTGGATCAAGATGCTTTGTCTACTCCCACAAGAAAGGGTATTTTTGTGCATCCAGAAATTCAACGCGTCGGCACCGGGGGGCTTCGGCATGTTAGAGTGGCTAGAGAAGTTTTAGACAAGAACCTCATCAACTTCAAGCCCGGATTTCCGAATTGGCATGTTGCCGAAGGGGTGCTCATGGACAAATTGAATCAAGCGATTTCTGGCAAAATACCCGCAAAGCAGGCACTTAAAGAGGCCAAAGAGTCTATCGATGTCCATGGTGCGTTCTCATTCTAG
- a CDS encoding carbohydrate ABC transporter permease encodes MMSEQFWRQLRLVLLILAVIVISYPLFISVLEGLRIDLGPLMSGRGVSYFGRFFQGTGGITPSFAVWRRILQQEAFPRLVLNSTSIALMSIGVAVLVGVPAAYSMARHKFAGKKIFTLMLLSLRTVSPFAVIVPFYLLYTELGLYDTHQGISIVYLVINIPIVVLMMRGFFSDIPREIYEAASTSGASETTILRKIALPLALPGLIATIIFAFVVTWNEYLYALILSGIRAKTVSRGVWAGFGESIEGFGILDFDELNVAGTMAILPAAVLALMIKKYLARGFSLGTLK; translated from the coding sequence ATGATGTCAGAACAGTTCTGGCGACAACTTAGGCTAGTGCTGTTAATACTGGCAGTGATCGTAATTTCATATCCTCTATTTATTTCAGTCTTGGAGGGACTAAGAATTGATTTAGGGCCTTTAATGTCGGGGAGGGGGGTCTCATATTTTGGGCGATTCTTCCAAGGTACAGGAGGGATAACACCAAGTTTTGCTGTATGGCGGAGGATATTACAGCAGGAAGCATTTCCAAGGCTTGTATTGAACAGCACGTCTATCGCTCTTATGAGTATAGGCGTAGCCGTACTGGTGGGGGTTCCTGCAGCTTATTCCATGGCTAGGCATAAATTTGCTGGCAAGAAAATTTTTACATTAATGCTTCTCAGTTTGCGCACGGTTTCACCTTTCGCAGTAATAGTTCCTTTTTATTTGTTGTATACAGAGTTGGGTCTTTATGACACTCATCAAGGCATATCCATCGTGTACCTTGTCATCAATATTCCCATTGTAGTTCTGATGATGAGAGGATTCTTTTCTGATATCCCAAGGGAGATTTATGAGGCTGCTTCAACTAGTGGCGCATCGGAAACTACCATTCTACGCAAAATTGCCTTGCCACTAGCACTTCCTGGTCTTATCGCTACAATAATTTTTGCGTTTGTTGTCACATGGAATGAATATCTCTACGCGCTAATACTCTCTGGCATCAGAGCAAAAACAGTAAGCCGTGGTGTATGGGCAGGATTCGGAGAATCTATAGAGGGTTTTGGAATTCTTGATTTTGATGAGCTAAATGTTGCAGGGACTATGGCCATACTTCCTGCAGCTGTTCTAGCACTTATGATTAAGAAATATCTAGCAAGAGGATTCTCTCTTGGCACGTTGAAGTAA
- a CDS encoding sugar ABC transporter permease — MAGSKSSLIPLAFVTPCLAVMLLIGAYPILSSIYLSVTNLSASNPEPEFVGLENYASALHDPNFWNSARVTIFYVGATVSAELLIGLILTLLLFGEVRGKKFFESYISLPLAIPPIVVGVLFSPNVILDDLNTLLYYGMCIAPFCSGNTGFFLDVNQPQVYYTMMIASDAFIWAPLFMLVMLAILGAVPKDLFEVADINGASAFYKFRYITLPSLVSSPALGVMIALRVIDNFRSFEIPYAWNFWLGHEQVGTPVDTFSVLMFKMLSHSSFEFPLAQTAAIALMLLAVSLVSTWVILRLFTKGSGVE; from the coding sequence ATGGCTGGCTCAAAGTCTAGCCTCATACCCCTAGCATTTGTAACTCCGTGTCTCGCCGTAATGCTTCTAATTGGAGCCTACCCTATATTATCATCAATTTACTTGAGCGTAACTAATCTTTCTGCCTCAAATCCTGAGCCCGAATTTGTAGGACTTGAAAACTATGCATCTGCATTACATGACCCAAATTTTTGGAATTCTGCTAGGGTAACAATATTCTACGTCGGTGCAACAGTTTCCGCCGAGCTCCTTATTGGACTAATCCTGACACTATTGCTGTTTGGAGAGGTAAGAGGCAAGAAATTCTTCGAGTCCTATATTTCACTTCCTCTTGCAATTCCACCTATTGTAGTTGGTGTTTTGTTTTCCCCAAACGTTATTCTTGATGACCTAAACACCCTTCTCTACTATGGAATGTGTATCGCTCCTTTCTGTAGTGGTAATACGGGCTTCTTTTTAGATGTCAATCAACCTCAAGTGTATTATACTATGATGATAGCTTCTGACGCCTTTATCTGGGCTCCTCTGTTTATGCTGGTAATGCTCGCCATACTTGGGGCCGTTCCAAAGGACCTCTTCGAAGTAGCTGACATTAATGGTGCTTCGGCTTTTTACAAGTTTCGCTACATAACTCTGCCCAGTCTAGTAAGCTCGCCTGCCTTGGGTGTGATGATAGCATTAAGAGTGATTGACAACTTTCGTTCCTTCGAGATACCTTATGCATGGAACTTCTGGCTTGGGCACGAGCAGGTGGGTACCCCTGTCGATACCTTCAGCGTTTTGATGTTCAAAATGCTCAGCCATTCATCTTTTGAATTCCCTCTAGCACAAACAGCAGCGATTGCTTTGATGTTGCTTGCTGTAAGTTTGGTGTCTACATGGGTAATACTACGTTTGTTTACAAAAGGTTCGGGAGTCGAATGA